The sequence below is a genomic window from Atribacterota bacterium.
CACCTCTATTTTTTAAATTAAATGTTTTAGCAGGTAAAAAGGATGTTCTATTTGATAAAATCTCGTATGACATCCCATATTGTTTTGCTAATTTCAAAATTTTTGGAAATGATCCAAAGGCTCTTGGGTGAGGTTTTAAACCAATAGGTATCCCATCTGTTCCAACCATATAATATGGTCTGGACAATAGACAAATGAAATCCTTATCCATTTGATTTATCTTCTCTTTATTAATAGTCGGATTCCCTCTAAATCCTACTTCAAGATCTTCCTCTATCATGACATCACAAATCATATCTTCCACAGATTGATTTCTTTTTTTTGCAACATCCTTAAAGTCTATACCAATATATTTTTTATTTTCCTTTAGATGCGTAAAGGTACCCTCTGTTGTAATTTTATTTGCTTTCATTCCATCTGTAATCCTTTTTCTTAAAAGAGGATTTTTTAATTTCTCTAATGTTGCTTCATATCCTCCTTCTACAACCCAAGGAGGAAGAAAACATACAGCATATCCACTACCTGAGTAATAAGGATAAAGTTCCATTGTAATATTTAAACCTTCTTCTATAGCCTTTTCAATTGGTTTTAATAATTCAGTAACATTCCCACAATTTTTATCATCTGTTCTAAAATGGGAAAAATGTAGTCTTACACCAGAACGCCGTGCTACTTCAATTGCCTCTTCTACGGGATTAAAAAATCTATCTCTAAATACTGAACGTAAATGAATTACAAAAGGTGCATTATATTCAACACACACCTTGGATAACTCAGTTAATTCTTCTGTATCAGAATACGATTGGGGGAAATAACTAAGACCAGTTGAAAAAGCAACTGCTCCCTGATCAAACCCAGATCTAATTAGATCTTTGGCTTTTTCTAAATGATATCCATGTAGAGGTATATCGATAAAACCTAATACCTCGAGTCTAATTGCTCCATGAGGTATTTGATAAGCTACATTGACAGAAGCTTTATTGTGAAATTTACTTAAATAACTTTCTACATCTGTAAAATCAAGATTAACTTCTTCAAAATACCCATTTAGTCCTGCGTTAAATTTTACATACATTTTTAATTTATCAATTGATAAAGGGGCATAAGATAGTCCATCTTGGCCTAATATTTCCGTGGTTATCCCTTGGTATAAAGCATTTATATGCTGTTTATCATACAAAAGAGCTATATCCGAGTGACAATGCGTATCAATAAAGCCTGGCATTATAGATAAATTTGAGGCATCGATAATTTCTCTAGATTGTTTATTCGATAAATTATCAATTCTCACTATTTTATCATCTTTAATACCAATATCGGAAATATAAGAAACTGAACTGTTGCCATTATAAATTCTTCCATTTTTTATTAGTAAATCATACAAAATTATACTCCTATTATATTTTTCGATTATTTTAGAAGATAATTACTATTTATTAAAAATATCAGAACAATAAAACACATCTTACCCCTTTATTGAACCAGCAGTAATACCTTCAACAATGTATTTTTGAAAAATAAGTGTGAATAAAATTGGGGGAATTATAGCTACCACACCAGCTGTTATCATTAAGGAATAATTAATATCTAGCTCAGTACCAAACATACTTAAAACTATAGGTATAGTAAATGATTTTTCTGTGTTTGTTAACAG
It includes:
- a CDS encoding amidohydrolase family protein → MYDLLIKNGRIYNGNSSVSYISDIGIKDDKIVRIDNLSNKQSREIIDASNLSIMPGFIDTHCHSDIALLYDKQHINALYQGITTEILGQDGLSYAPLSIDKLKMYVKFNAGLNGYFEEVNLDFTDVESYLSKFHNKASVNVAYQIPHGAIRLEVLGFIDIPLHGYHLEKAKDLIRSGFDQGAVAFSTGLSYFPQSYSDTEELTELSKVCVEYNAPFVIHLRSVFRDRFFNPVEEAIEVARRSGVRLHFSHFRTDDKNCGNVTELLKPIEKAIEEGLNITMELYPYYSGSGYAVCFLPPWVVEGGYEATLEKLKNPLLRKRITDGMKANKITTEGTFTHLKENKKYIGIDFKDVAKKRNQSVEDMICDVMIEEDLEVGFRGNPTINKEKINQMDKDFICLLSRPYYMVGTDGIPIGLKPHPRAFGSFPKILKLAKQYGMSYEILSNRTSFLPAKTFNLKNRGAIEKNYIADIVIFDPENVKDNATYKDPRRPPDGIEYVIVNGKIAVFKGKATGLFAGKSIKRGQ